A part of Corynebacterium mustelae genomic DNA contains:
- a CDS encoding phosphomannomutase/phosphoglucomutase, whose protein sequence is MRTRESVTEIIKAYDVRGIVGEQITADFIHDVGAAFGNLMRAEGQTAVAIGHDMRPSSPELAQAFADGVRAQGLDVVMLGLTSTDQLYFVSGVRDIPGAMFTASHNPAEYNGIKMCRSGARPVGQETGLAAIIDMLIAGVPLFDGKPGGQTTEDSLAAYGEFLRSLVPLSSIRPLKVAVDAANGMAGHTVPEVFRGLPLEIIPLYFELDGTFPNHEANPLDPKNLVDLQKFTVEVGADIGLAFDGDADRCFVVDETGSPVSPSAICGIIAQRYLAQQPGATIIHNLITSKAVPEIIRETGGQAVRTRVGHSFIKAKMAEHNALFGGEHSAHYYFQDFFNADSGILAAMHVLAALGQSDQPLSELMHTYDRYHASGEVNFRLDSAEQQAQRTAAVLEAFAERTESVDKLDGVTVDVKDSPAWFNLRASNTEPLLRLNVEADTPEAVAALVAEISAIIVPHS, encoded by the coding sequence ATGCGCACCCGTGAATCTGTCACTGAAATCATTAAAGCCTACGATGTTCGGGGCATAGTGGGGGAACAAATAACTGCCGACTTCATTCATGATGTCGGAGCAGCCTTCGGTAATCTTATGCGGGCAGAAGGGCAGACTGCGGTTGCGATCGGGCATGACATGCGCCCCAGCTCACCGGAATTGGCGCAAGCGTTCGCTGATGGGGTGCGTGCCCAAGGCTTAGATGTGGTCATGCTGGGTTTGACCAGCACGGATCAGCTGTATTTTGTTTCCGGGGTTCGGGATATTCCTGGTGCAATGTTCACTGCTTCGCATAATCCTGCGGAATATAACGGCATTAAAATGTGCCGATCGGGGGCACGCCCAGTGGGGCAAGAAACTGGGCTAGCTGCCATCATCGATATGCTTATCGCGGGTGTTCCGCTTTTCGACGGTAAGCCAGGTGGTCAAACCACCGAGGATTCCTTGGCAGCGTACGGCGAATTCTTGCGATCCTTGGTTCCGCTTTCGAGCATCCGGCCGTTGAAAGTCGCAGTTGATGCTGCAAACGGCATGGCGGGTCATACCGTTCCCGAAGTTTTCCGTGGATTGCCGTTAGAGATCATCCCGTTGTATTTCGAATTGGATGGCACGTTCCCGAATCATGAGGCTAACCCACTTGATCCTAAGAACTTAGTCGATCTTCAAAAATTCACAGTGGAGGTTGGGGCGGATATCGGATTGGCCTTTGACGGCGATGCTGATAGGTGTTTCGTGGTGGACGAAACTGGAAGTCCGGTGAGCCCGTCGGCGATTTGTGGGATCATTGCACAGCGCTATTTGGCGCAGCAGCCAGGCGCAACCATTATCCATAACTTGATCACATCGAAGGCGGTTCCCGAAATCATTCGTGAAACTGGTGGTCAGGCAGTTCGTACCCGCGTGGGGCACTCGTTTATCAAAGCTAAGATGGCCGAACACAACGCGTTGTTCGGTGGCGAGCATTCCGCGCATTATTATTTCCAAGATTTCTTCAACGCTGACTCTGGAATTCTTGCGGCAATGCATGTGCTTGCGGCATTGGGGCAAAGCGATCAGCCGTTAAGCGAATTGATGCATACATACGATCGGTATCATGCATCAGGTGAGGTGAATTTCCGGTTGGATTCGGCTGAGCAGCAAGCACAGCGCACCGCAGCTGTCCTAGAAGCGTTCGCCGAGCGCACGGAAAGCGTCGACAAGCTCGACGGAGTAACCGTGGATGTGAAGGATTCGCCCGCCTGGTTTAACCTGCGTGCCTCCAACACAGAGCCCTTGCTGCGGTTGAATGTGGAAGCGGACACTCCCGAAGCCGTAGCTGCACTGGTTGCGGAAATCAGCGCCATCATTGTGCCGCACTCGTAG
- a CDS encoding MurR/RpiR family transcriptional regulator — protein MNGYDPLAVAFYDIAHEGAQIRAIAGAIESSIDPVPDAFGVIRPGLASLAGVRARSIVLLCADDLSAKCAQLAVAMAQPLAVPLVVTDSLPGYIGALDVLIVLSEKGEDQAIARAMSHAVTRGVPTVLVAPGESPLATNAPNRAIIIPHLPNSVGPSPMRGLCSILAVLELADLDVLLVVQKLHDWAAGVDEELESCSPERDHMVNPARQLAQLNGTLVHSALHPVGRGVADLAATLWAMNGRGGSVLSMPELMYAQRNFPQAQPDIFYDPLLDPSPGLLPLKAVVWCAPDNQPPGPPGSFSVTISSPLAPSSVLRLVTRAFAATAFFSFDSTDSADY, from the coding sequence ATGAATGGATATGACCCTCTTGCGGTCGCGTTTTACGATATCGCCCATGAAGGGGCACAGATCCGGGCGATCGCGGGCGCAATCGAATCCTCTATCGATCCCGTTCCCGATGCGTTTGGGGTGATTCGGCCGGGCCTAGCTAGTTTGGCCGGAGTACGAGCGCGCAGCATCGTGCTACTGTGTGCCGATGATCTCAGTGCTAAATGCGCTCAGCTGGCAGTGGCCATGGCTCAGCCGTTGGCAGTTCCTTTGGTCGTTACCGACAGCCTGCCGGGCTATATTGGTGCGCTAGATGTGCTGATTGTTCTGAGTGAAAAAGGCGAAGATCAAGCCATCGCGCGGGCAATGTCGCATGCGGTGACTCGGGGTGTGCCAACCGTGCTAGTGGCTCCAGGGGAGAGCCCATTAGCCACAAATGCACCTAACCGGGCCATCATTATTCCGCATTTACCTAATAGTGTAGGGCCAAGCCCGATGCGGGGATTGTGCTCGATACTTGCTGTTTTAGAACTAGCAGACCTTGATGTGTTATTGGTGGTGCAAAAACTTCATGATTGGGCGGCAGGGGTTGATGAAGAATTAGAAAGCTGTTCTCCGGAACGCGATCACATGGTAAACCCGGCTCGGCAACTAGCTCAGTTAAACGGCACCCTTGTTCACAGTGCACTTCACCCGGTTGGCCGAGGTGTAGCGGATCTAGCCGCGACGTTGTGGGCTATGAACGGTCGGGGTGGATCAGTATTGTCTATGCCGGAGCTCATGTATGCACAACGTAATTTTCCGCAGGCACAACCCGATATTTTCTACGATCCGTTACTCGATCCGAGCCCCGGCCTGCTACCGTTGAAGGCCGTTGTGTGGTGCGCGCCGGATAACCAGCCGCCTGGGCCGCCGGGTTCATTTTCGGTGACGATCTCGTCGCCGCTTGCGCCTAGCAGCGTGTTACGACTGGTAACACGTGCATTCGCCGCCACCGCATTTTTTAGTTTCGACAGCACCGATTCCGCAGATTACTAG